A window of Armatimonadota bacterium genomic DNA:
AAGCGACTACGCGTCAGTGCCTCGATCGGTTGGCCGGCAGCTCCGCCACCTGCCGGCGCAGGTCATCGGCGTCCATGTGCGTACTCGGCTGGCGGCAGGGGCCCAGGCCAAGAACAGGGAAGCCTTCACGTCAAGGAAGAGAAAGCCGGTCGATATGGCGAATCCTGGGCCCAACGGTTTTCGTCCTGTCGGGTGGCGTGCGCTGCCATGAATGACTGTGCGATAGACGAAGAACTCGGCAGGCGCTCGCAAGAGCCGCATTGACTGGAGGTGGGGGTGATACTTACCGGCGCTTGTCGGGCCGCCGAATGGCATGGCCTCGGTGGGCTCGCCGTCATCATTGCCATCTGCGCCATGTTCGCGGCCCGCGCGGGAGCTGACGCGAAAACCAACGGTGTCTACTGTGGCGCGAGCATGATCCAAAACGCCAAATGGAACGCGGCCGCCTATCCGTGGGCGGCGCAGATCCGCGACCAGGTGACCGCCGCGGCCCAGCCCTGGCTCAAGTTCACCGACGACGAGCTGTGGGATCTCATGTTCGGGCACACCATCTCGCGGTCGTGGATGGTGCTGTCGAACGGTCATTGCCCGGCATGCGAGCGCGACGTGCCAATGTACACCTGGGAGATGGACGCGCTGGCGCGGCCGTGGAAAGTGCGCTGCCCCCACTGCAAGGAGCTGTTTCCCAAGAACGATTTCCACAAATTCTACCTTTCCGGCCTCGACGAGCACGGCGTCTTTGACCCACAGCGCGCCGACCGCACGCTGCTCTTTAACCAGGACCATCCCGACCCCAATGATCCGCTGTACAGATTCGGGGTGGATGATGGTGAAGGTTATGTCAACGGCGATAAGCGCTGGCGCTTCATCGGCGCCTATCTCGTTTTCGGCCAGTGGAAGCAGGCCGTCCTCGCCGGCATCCGCAGCCTCGCCGCGGCCTATGTGGTCACGGGCGATCCCGTTTATGCCCACAAAGCGGGGGTCCTGCTCGATCGCACTGCCGACCTCTACCCGACCTTCGACTTCGGTAAGGAGGGGTGGGTTTACGAGGAAAAAGGCAGCGCGGGTTACGTCTCGACCTGGCATGACGCGTGCGTCGAGACCCGCGACCTGGCCTATGCCTACGACTACGCATTCGCGGCCCTGCAGCGTGACCCGGCGCTGGTGACCTTCCTCTCGCGCAAGGCCAAGCAGTATAAGCTCGACAACCCCAAGGCCTCGTTCGCCGACATCCAGCGCAATATCGAGGACCGCATCCTGCGCGACGCGCTCGTCAGTCGCGGGAAGATCTACTCGAATTACCCGCAAACCGACCTCACCGCTACCGTCATCGAGACCGTCTTGGGGTGGCCCGGGAATCGTGAGGAAGTCTACGGGGCGCTCGGCGCCGTCATATCCAAGTCCACCGCAGTGGACGGGATGACGGGTGAGAAGGGGCTGTCGGGGTATTCGGCCTACGCCGCGGCGGTGCTGGCGCAGATCCTGGAGCAGTACGCGCGCATGGATAACGAGTTCCTGCCGCAGATCTTCAAGCGTTATCCGCGGCTGCATCAGATGTTCCGCTTCCACGTCGAGACCTGGTGCCTGTTCAAGTACTATCCGACCTGCGGCGACGCCGGCATCTTCGCCGGGCCAATCGCGTCTTACGCCGGCGTGTGGCTGAGTAAGAACAACGGCATCAACCCCTCGATGTTCACTTTTCTGTGGCGCATTTGCCAATTGACCGGCGACGCGGCCTTCGCCCAGATCGCCTATCGCGCCAACGGCAACTCGACGCGCGATCTACCGTACGACATCTTCTGCGCCGACCCCGCCGCCGCGCAGAAGGAGGTGGGAGAGGTCGTCGCCCGCGCCGGGGCGGCGCCCAAGGTCGGTAGCGTCAACAAGCAGGAATGGCACCTCGCCATCCTGCGCAGCGGCCACGGCGCCGATGAGCGCGACCTGTGGCTCGACTATGACGCCGGCGGCGGCCATGGCCACGCCGATGGCATGAACCTCGGGCTGTTCGCCAAGGGCCTCGACCTGCTGCCCGACTTCGGCTATCCGCCGGTGCAGTACGGTGGGTGGATGTCCCCCCGCGCCAGGTGGTACGGCATGAGCGCGGCGCACAACACGGTCGTCGTTGACGGCAACAACCAGCAGGAGGCCGCCGGCCACACCACCCTGTGGGGCGACGGCAAGGGCGTCCGCGTCATGCGCGCTTCCGGTCCCCGCCTCATCGGCGGCCGCCAGTTCGAGCGCACCGCGGCGCTGATTGACATCTCGGATCGCGATTCATATGTCCTCGATATCTTCCGCGTCGTTGGCGGGGCCGATCATGCCAGGTTCACCTATAGCCAACTCGGGTCGGTGACGACCAGCGGCCTGTCGCTGCACCCGGCCCCCGACTACGGGCATGACACGCAAACCTGCAACTTCTCCGCCGATCCCTCGCCGGCTCCCGAGTGGAGCGCCGACTGGAAGGTCGACGACCGCCGCCACCTGCTGCCGCCTGGCGCCGATGTGCATCTGCGCGTGACCGACTTGACCGCGCACGCGCAAGCTCTTATCGGCCAGGCGTGGATATCGCTCGTCGCCGACAATGCCGAAGCGTGGATCCCGGTGGTCATCTCGCGGCGCCAAGGGAAGGGCGAGCCAGACCAGCCATTGGCTTCGACTTTCGTGAGCGTCATCGAGCCCTACGAGCGCACGTCCAACATCGCCGCCATCCGCCGCCTGCCGCTGGTCACGCCACGGGGGGACGTATTCCCCGATCAGAACGTCGCAGTGGAAGTGCGGCTGGCCGACGGGCGCCGCGATCTGGTGGTGGCGGCCGACGTCGAAAACCCCCTCAAGCTAAGGCCGTCTCGGACACAGGGGCGCGCGCTGGTCCAGCCGGACTGGAAGGTGCAGTTCAACGGCGACCTCGCCATGATCCGCACCGATGCCACGGGACGGCCGCTTTGCGTCGCCCTCTGTGGTGCCACTTCGCTGCGGTTGGCGGACGCGCGCGTCGAACTCGCCCCCAACACCCCGTTTGTGGAGATCGCATTCGATCCCGCCGCGGGCCGCGCCTGGGCGGTCGCGGGCAGTGCTGATGCCGTGCGCGCGGTCACGGTCGGCGACGCGGATGTCTGGCAGCGCTGACAGATTCGCCGCAGCGTCACCTCGGCCTGCCAGGAACCTCCCCTCGGGGAGGCGACGTCAGTGTCTCAACCCGTTCCCCGGCATATCCGCCACCTGCCGGCGCAGGTCATTGGCGTCCGTGGGTGTAGGGCTGAGTGGCGGTGACGCCTGCGCGTCATCCGGGGTTAGCGCAGGTAGAGCTTTGACGCGATCTTGCGGCCGATCATCTTATTGACCAGGCGTCGCCCGATGCACTTGGGATTGCCGCTCGCCAGCGCGCTGACATCATTGGCGATGCGCGCGATCTTGTAGAGGCTGCTCACGAAACCCACGGTCAGCCTCCCTGCTCGAACTTGGCCTTGGCCGCGACCAGGGTTTCGACGAAAGCCATGAACTCCGGCTCGTAGAAACTCAGATGGACGAACTCGTGCTGGACGACGAAGTTCTGCTCCTGCTCGTCATACCACACGGCGGTGACGCTCCCCTGGGGGGTTGTCTTGCTGGCCAGATCGCGGATCGCCATGAGTTCCTCCTGCTCGCCCGAGTGGCGCAACCCGAGGCGCGCATGTGCTTGCACCGATGCGCAGCCGCAACGTCATTCTCCATCGCGCGGGCATGACCATTCTTCGGCGGCGCACGGTGTGCGCCGCCATATTTCGGGCACAAGCATGCTGTGCCCCGGTCGCCGTCATCGGCGGCGGCCCCTCGTTTCTTTGTGAAATGCCCCCGCCCCCGCGGGGTAAGTTGCTCGGAAGGAACAACCAGCCAGCACCGAGAACCGCTCAGATGGGGTTCACGGAAAGCATGGGCACAAGACCGTTGTTCGCTTTCGTGGTGTGGATTGCTTTCCTCCTCGCCGGGCTTAGCGTGCCGGCGGGATGCCAGCCGACAGGTCTGCCGGAGTCGATCCTGCGGGAGGCGCAGCAAACTGTTCTTCTCTCTGGGAAGTACACCGAGTCCCAGATCTGGGATGTCGGCAAGTTCGGCCACCTGGTCGGGCGCGCGGTTGCGGACCCAGAAGCTCTGAACGGGAGAGCGTGGGAGGCTCACCCGGGAACCGATGGGGCCGGGTACATGCTTTACGGTCCGTACGCCGAGTTGGAAGCCGGCGACTACATAGCCTTCTTCCGTATCAAGCTGCTCGAGGAGGCCCCGGGTGAGGTTCTTGGGAGCGTCGACGCCTGCGTCGATGCGGGAAAGACCATCCTCATGTCGCGCGAGGTCTCATGCGATGAGTTGGTGCGGGGCCGCTACGCGCAGGTTCCGCTTGCCTTCCACCATCCCGGTGGGAGGCTGGAGTGCCGGCTCTACTGGTCGGGGAACATGGCCGCCCGTGTGAGCGTAGTCAGTCTCTTTCGGGTCGAGGGTGCCTCCATCGCTTCCGGCGTCCTTATGGTTCCACAACCCGCGCCGTCCGGTGAGCCAAGGAACCTTGTGTATCGCGGCGACACGAACCTGTCCTCAGACATATTCCCCAGATCCGCACCGCCGTCCCCCGTGCTTACGGTGTTGGATACACGCAAGTGCTCCCCGGACTGGAAGCTTCTGCTGTCAACGCTGCAAGGCATCGTCAACCGCGCCGAACCTCGGATCTACTACCTCACCACCGCGAGCGACTCCACCTGGCTGGACTGGATGCTGAAGAGGAAGTGGATCAGTCGAACGGAGACGGTCTCATCGCCAGAGGATCTGCTGGCGAAGTTCCACAACCAGGTGAAAGGGATGATCATAACCGATCCCGCCCTGCCGGCTAGCAATAACATCGCCACGATGCTCGCCAGCCTGGAGGACGGGATCGTGGCTTCACCCCGGCTGGCGAAGGGGATCGCCCTCCCGGTGATCAGGGACCTCCGAGGGCGGTGGACAAAGAACGTGGACGCCTACCGGTGGGCGTACCAGAACCTCTGGAGCCAGATGAGCCATTGCGTCGCGGCGTGCCTGTGGCCGGAGGAATCGGCCGTGCGCGACTATCTGGTGCAGCATAAGGTGTTCATCTTCTGGCTCCCGGGGCGGATAGACGGCGCGAGGAAGTATGTTGACCCCGAGGCGGAGATGCGCTTCGGAGAGGAATTGCTTGCGGCGCTTCCGGCGAACACTCCGATCATGGGCTATCCCTACGCCGGAGCCGATGTCGGCCTTGGGGAGGGGGATGGCGTGGCACTGATGGCCGAGTTCGCCAAGTACCTCGTGGGATCGGTCAATTGCGGGAACCTCAGCGTGCATTCCGGGGTGCGCGTTCCCGCATTCCGTCAGCGCAGATACAACCCGCCTGCGCTGCGGAACGACAAGGTATACCTTGCCTTCAACATTTCGGATGGCGACAACATCCCCGTCATCACCAGCGGGAACTGGCCTCAGCTATGGGACAGCAAGGCCCGCGGTGCCTTTCCCGTTGGCTGGACGATATCCCCCTCCTCCTGCGTGCTGATCCCCGACGTCATGGACTATTACTATTCCACTGCGACGCCGAACGATTCTTTCGTCGCCGCCGTATCTGGAGTCGGCTATACCTACCCTAACCGTTACGCCAAGCGCTATCGCGAGACCGACCGTCCGCGCGTCCTCGACGGTTTCCTGGATCAGACTCAACTTTACATGAATCGAATGGACCTCAGGACGATCAACCCGTCCGGAGCGGGAGACCGCGAGATCGCAAGGTTTGCGGAGCGCATCCCGTTCCTGCAGGCCGTTTTCGCAGATTACGGGAAGAGCGTCTACACATACCCGGAGGCGATGCGGGTGACGGCGCGCAATACCCCGGTCTTTCATGCCGTCACCGGCTGGCAGCCCGATGGAACCAGGGATCAGCAGATTGCCTTCATGGTGTCTCAGATCCGCTCAATCACTCCAGAGGAGCGTCCAGCGTTTCTTCACGTCTTCGTGTGCAACTGGTTCTACGACCTCCCCGCGCTGGAGGAAGTTCTTGCTCGGCTCGGACCGGCGTATGTGGCGGCGAGCCCCGAGCAACTCGCGGCCCTTTGCCGCCTGGATATGACTCGGAAACAGGTGCTGGTCGGCTTCCCGACGAGCATGGCAAACATTGAAGGGTGCGCGGCCTCCTTCCGCGTACTCTTGAGGAACGTTTCCTCGAAGCCGATGGACGTTCGTGTGAAGCTGGCGGCAGGACTCAGAGCGCCCTCTGTGAAGCCCAATCGCGTTCATCTGCTCCCCGGCCAAGAGGCAGCCGTCGGACTGATGGGTATGGTCTCGGGGCGCGCCATCCTTCTCGACGTGGAAGGTCCTTTTGGAGGCAAGCGCTTCTCGTCGGCTATGCACGAGGTGCCTTCAACAGAACTGGCCGGCAGCCTCCCGAAAGCACTGTCGCTCCAATTCGTCAGGCAATATGACGCCGTCTGCCTTGCTCACACCACGGGCAAGGCAGAGAGGGACATGGAGAGCCAAAGAGACGTCTGGGTGACGGTCAAGGGCGAGTCGCGGATTGGGCACATGGTCTACGGGCCGTATAGCCCTCTGAAGGCCGGCCGGTATCTTGCACTCTTCAGGCTGAAACGCACTGGTGACGGTGAAGGGACGGTCTGCGTGCTAGACACCTGCGTGGGCGGCGGGGAGAGAAGCTCCGCCGTGCGCGAAGTGGGCGCCGGGGAACTGCCCCTGGGGAAGTACCGGGCGTTCCCGCTGATCTTCAACCATCCTGGCGGCGCCGTTGAAACCCGAGTTTTCTGGACCGGAAAGGCTGCGCTCGCCGTGGAAAGCGTGATGCTATGGGAGGTTGCGTCAGCGGGTAGCTGAACGGGGCATTTCCTGCCTGCTTGTGCACTGAGTCCTGAATTCCCCCCTACGGGACAAAGCTTCTGTTGACCGGCGCCGCCAGCCCGCGGCCGAGAGTGTCTCATGCAGGCGCTCAGAAACCGCAAGCAAGGACTTGGCATTCATGGCCTTCGAGTGAGGGGTGTGTTCGCCTGCCACGGCGGGCCCAGACACCTGACTCAGAGGAGGCAGCGATGCCAAGACAGAGGAGAGCAGCCCAAAACCGGGCAGTGGAGGAGTGGACCCAGCAGCGGCTGGCGGCGCGCAAGGAGGCGGCACAAGCGGTAGGCAAGGGAACAAGCCAATGCAGCCACCCACGCGCCAGAACCGCAGGAGCAGCAGCCCCAGGCCGCCGATCGGCAAACGAAGCGCCCTGGGCGCAACGTTCCCTCGACTTCCCCTCGACCTCGCTCGGGGCACGCGCTCGGGACAGGCGCGCAGAAGGGGCGCGCCGCGGGGCCGATGGCGACGGCGGCCCGTGCGCGGGGAGCAGGCGGAGCGGCTGCGCGCGCTGGCCGCCAAGCACGACCCTCTCCAAGCTCCTGGTGCGGATGATGGAGGTGTTCGAGGCGCAGGCTAAGTAGCCGGACTACACGAGTCCGCAACAAGCACCGGCGAACCGCTTTCCACTACTGAGGAGGGCGGTTCGTTGGCATTTGCGCCACCTGGGCGTCAGCGTCGCGCGATCTTATCCCAAGCCGTCTGGTGCGCAGGGTCGAGCAGCAAACGGAAGGATATGGCTGTGGCTAAGGCCAATCCCGGAACGACGACGCGCGTGGAAGTCCTCGCGCTACGCACCCGCGTGCGATGTGCACGATAAGACAAGGTTAAACAGAATGCCGACCGAGGTGCAGACGAACAGGGTCAGCGCGACGACGGGACTACCCAGTCTGCGGGTTCTGGTTTGCCAGGGCGATGGGGCAACCGTGACGAAGTTGCGGCAGATGCTGACGGCGGCCGGGCATACGGTGGCAGGCGAGGCGAACAGCGGCGAGGAATGCTTGGCGCTGGTTCAGGAAGTCGGGTCCGATGTGGTGCTGATGGAGGTTGCGCTGCCAGGCATGGACGGCGTCGCGACGACACAGCGGCTGATGGCGCAACGCCCGCTGCCAGTCGTGATGCTGACTGCTTGCGTTGACGATGACACGGTGCGAGCGACGGCCGCTGGCGGCGCCGCGGCTTATCTAGTGAAGCCGGTGAGCGCCAGGCAACTGCTGTCGACACTGCGTGTAGCGGCGACGTGGTTTGCTAAGCTTAGGCAAGCCAAACAGGACGTCCAGAACCCGACCGAGATCATCGAGGCTCGCAAGCTCGTGGAGCGCGCCAAGGGCGTGCTCATGGATCGCGTTGGGCTGACTGCGGACGAGGCCCTGCAGCGCTTGCAGGAAACCAGCCGCGAGCGGGACTGTCCGATAAAGCAGATTACGCTGGAGGTGATTGAGGCCGCTCACCTGATGGCACTGCAGATGTCTTCCGGTATCGTCGAGCCTCGGAGACATCCACCTGTCCGCAAAGCGTAGGACGCTTCGATCACCAGACGCCGGACTGGCCGGTTTCCCAGGATTGCGTGGCCCGGTGCTGGGCGGTCGGCGTTGGGATTGGCTCAGCGGGCTTATCCCGACCTCAGCGGAGGCAGGTGTTCCCCGGCAGCTCCGCCACCTGCTGGCGCAGGTCTTCCGCCACCACAGAAACGCACGCTGGCGCGGCTTGGCATTGCCGCCTGGGCGCGCTATACTGGCGCCACTCCTCGCTAGGGTCGCAGGATGGCCGTCATGACCCAGAGGCCTGGCCCGCGCCCACGTCGGACGGTTGTTGACTGTTTGCCCGGGGCGAGCGGCGCGCGGATCACGGCACTGCGCTCCTGCGGGCACGGTCGTGGTAAGCCTGTTCGAAGGGAGGCCCCCATGAACCACCGACTGGTCACCGCGGCGGGCGCTGCACCGGTGCGTCCAACTGAACGCGTTTCACCTGCGCCGGAAGTGAACCCGAACGCTGTAGTATGGCGTACGCCTACGCCACCGACAGATGCGCAGGCGGGCGACGTGTGGGTAAACCCCAAGCGCGGGATGGAGATGGTGTACGTGGCGCCGGGGGATTTCATCCTGGGCACGAGCGACGCCCAGATTGACGCCTGGCTGAGGGAGCACCCGGCGGATGAGCGCGAGTTCTTCGAGATTGAGCAGCCGCAGTGCCGGGTGAACTTGCCGGGCTACTGGATGGGGCGCACGGAGGTGACCAACGCGCAGTATGAGCGCTTCGTGCAGGCCACCGGGCGTGACGCGCCGGACTACTGGGAAGGCAGGAAAGCTCCGAGCGGGTTGGGAGGATTTCCCGTCATGTGCGTATGCTGGGATGACGCCAGTGCCTACTGCGCGTGGGCGGGGGAGTCCTTGCCGACGGAGTTACAGTGGGAGAAGGCGGCGCGGGGCACGGATGGGCGGGTCTTCCCCTGGGGGAGCGAGTGGGATCGCACTCGGTGTCGCAACTTCCAAGTCATTACGGGCCGCGCGTATGCGAGTCTGAGCGAGTGGGATACGGCGTGCGAGAATTGGATGCAAGCTCACGATCCGGTACGGGAAGGCCCGACGGCAGTGGGCTCCTACCCGGGGGGCACCAGCCCGTATGGGTGCGCGGACATGGCCGGGAATGTGGTGGAGTTGTGCGCGGAGTGGTATGACAAGACGGCCTACCAGCGGTATGCCAAGGGCGACCTGACGCCGCCGAAAACCGGCGACTATATTGTGGTTCGGGGCGGCTCCTGGGGCCACGGCGATCCAGAGGACTTTCGCTGCGCCAACCGCGACCACGACCTCCCCGACAACCGCGACAACATCTGCTACGGCTTCCGTTGTGCGCGAGGATCTGCGTGAATAGCCGTTTGCCCTCTTACCCCTTGCACGGGGGCGCAGGGGCGAAGCCCCTGCGCGCGGTGCTAGCGTTGCGTTTGGCGGGGATGCGCTGAACGGGCTTTCACGGTCAGGTGGTCCCGACGGAGGTGGTCGGCGGGCATATCCGCCACCTGCTGGCGCAGGTCACCTGACACCATAGAAACGCAAGCCAGCGAAATCGCCGGGGTGATTTGACGCCGAGTTCATCGCGGGGTATACTGCCCGCGGAACGGGTCGCTTGCGGCATCCGGGCAGGACAGCACTGTCTGCCGCTCACTTATCCGCTCTTTCGCAGCAAGCCCCCGGAGCCGCGCCTCGGGAATGCTCTGCGAAGGGCAACCGATGAGTCAGCTCAAGAGTCACCCGGTCACCTGCGCGAGTTGCGGCAAGCAGTTCCAGGCCCGCCTCTGGTCATCCATCAACGTCACTCTGCACCCGCAGCTCGAGGCGTTGTTTCTCTCCGGTCGGCTCAACCTGCTCACCTGCCCGCACTGCTCGACAACCTCGCCCGCCGTGTCGTCTCTTCTGTATCACGACATGGAGGCGCCGAGGGTCATCCTGGCTCTTCCCGAGGAAGACCGTGGGTGCGTCGAAGAAGCCAAGCGAGCGCTCAGGGCGGACTTCGAAGAAACGCAGCGCTCGTTAGGCGGTGGGGGAGCAGCGCCCCAGCAGTTCGCGGAACCTGAAGTGGTGCTCGGCTATGGCGCGCTCTTCGAGGCGATTACCACCGGGACCAAGGCTGCTCCCCGGCCGGCTCCGGCTCCGGCTTCGGCCGCGACCGAGGCCCGCCGGGAGCGGCTGCGACAATTCAGCGCGGAAGACGTCAGGCGCCTGACGCGCGGCCTGGACTTGGTCTCCGAAGCGGTAAGGGTGGTGCAGATGCGCACAGCACCCCTGCGCTCACGCGCGGAGGCGGTTAAGCAGTTCTTGGCGCACCACTGGTTTGGGGGCATCCCGACTGCGGAGTTTGCCGAAAGAATCTACCAGTGGCTCGGCAACTTCTACCTCTATGGCTGGCTGGATGCCAGAGCATTGTGGCAGCGCCGATATGTCGCCACCGGCCAACCTCCCTCGGTTTATCTTGACTGGCTGGCGGCGCTGAGCGAAGCGGAAGTGGAAGAAACGTTGCGCATCAACGAGGCGGCGGCGACAGCCGAGGTGGAGGCGGCGCAGCAACCGGAGGCCCTCAGGAACTGGCGCGCAGGCCGTTTGGAGACGCAGTTTCGGTGGTTGACAAAGGCCAAGGAGGCGGTCCGGCGTCAGGAACTGCGGCCCGTGCTTTCGGACGTGGCCTGGCCCTTGGCGAGCGGAATCTTTGAGGGCGATGTACCCACGCTCATAGCATACGCGCATTTGGAAAAGCAGAGCGAGCGCGCCTATAGTGAAGGTTTCGCCGAGGGCATCCTGATTGAGAGCTTCCTGGCCGAGGCGGGGCTTCCGCCGGAAGCCGGACCTGAAGCGGGCCCCGAAGCCGCCCCGGAAGTCGCCTCCGCTGAAACACATTTGCCCCCGAAGCCGATGCTCTACATGACGGTCCGCGAGTACCTGGAGAGCCAGATCAAGCGCGCCGAACAGGCGCCAGAAGGAGAGACCGCGGCCGCGGAGACGGAGGATCTGCTCACCGCCAGCAGGCAGAAGGAGCGCGCCTTCACTTGCCCTGGTTGCGGTTATGAATCACCAGTCCGCCTGTGGTCGGCGGTCAACATCGCCACCGATTCCCACCTGCGCGCCATCCTGCGCGCGGGCAAGATTCACCAGCTCCGGTGTGCGGGCTGTGGGCGTTACAGTGGAGCGGACAGCCTCTTGCAGTATCATGACCCGCAGGGCCCGCTCCTGGTGCAGGTGTACCCTACGCGCTACCAGCAGCATCGCGACAACATGGTGAGCGAGCTCGAGACGGTAGTGGCGTACATTCAAGGCCTGCCCGCGCAGGCGCGGCCCAAGCGCTATCCGGCACATGCTGTAGTGCTGTTCGGGATGAAAGACTTCGCTGATTTCCTGCGCGCGCGGGAACCGGACTCGCCACCCCTGGTCGTCGGCCGATCCGATGGCGAGAAATTGACGACACTGAACAAGGAGACGTTCGCGCTGGCGACCGCGAATCTCGATTCTTCCATTCAGGCCTGGCGAGATGTCGTCACTTCTTCCCCTCCCTTGCAGCGCCTGGTCAAGCATCGCGTGTGGTACGTCGTCCGCGGCGCAGCGGAACGCGCGCGAGCGACGCGCCCGCTCGAGGCGGCAGTCGAGAAAGTCGGTCTGGCGGTGGGGACGGTCTGCGTCCTCGGTTTCGACGACGGCCGCTTGTTGCACCACTACGAGTGGGCACGCCGGGGCGCGCCCCCGCCCGCACCGGGTCCTTGGCTGGCGGCTTTCACCGACCCGGAGATTGTGCACGCGGTGCACCGAGAACAGCCTGCACCGGGAGACCAGGTGTGGAGCGAGGCCTTTGGCCGGGCGCCGGCGACGCAGGCCTGGGTGGGGGATTTTCTGGCGTCCCCAACGGTGCGTGACGCGGTGGATCGCGTGCGCGACGCTTCATCCAGCGAGGAGTCAGCCGCAGCCGTCGCCGAAATCGCCCAGCAGGCCTACGAACGAGCACTGGCGGCCGCCATGCTGCTGGTTTCCTGGCTCCGGGGCACCTAAAGAAGATTAGGTGTTAGTTTCTTATCACTGATATTCTGAACAGGTTGTATAGAAAAAATCAGGCGCTGGGCTGGCCCGCGAGCGCAGGCACGATCAGGAATTCCTGAAGTCGGCGCGCGACCAGCAGCACCCGCCGCCCCAGCTGGGTCAGGTAGTATTTGTAGCTGTGGCCGCATTTGCGCAGCAGGCCAAACACCCGGCAGCGCTTGAGAAAATAGGAGATTTGCGCGCTGGTCTTGCCCGACAGCACTTGGCGCAGTCGGCGTAGGCGCACTACACCAGTCCGCAGCAAGCACAAGGCGAGCCGTTTTCCCTGCCGAGGAGGGCGGCTCGCTGGCATTGGGGGAGCCTGGCGCGCACTTTGCGTCGACCCTGGCAGGTGCTGCGCCGGACGGGTGGTGGCAGCACTCGCTGCCCTGGCCACCATGTCGCGGAAATGCACCCAAGACGGGGCGCGACGCGGTGACTCGACCGACTAAAGGATTAACTGCAATGTTACCCAATAGTGATCGGACCTCGATGGCACGACCCAAGTCCAGTTGCGGGTGTTGGTGACCGTCTCCAGGTGGTAACCATCAGGGCCACTTACCTGCCATTGGTAGCCGGTGACAGGGGGAAAGGAGTGCTGGTCATAGGCGGCTTCAAACTCCACTGTCTGGCCCGGCTCGAACTTGATGCCGTCGTGGGCGTTCTCTAGCGGAAAGTAGATGCGCGTCGAACCATCTGCATCGTGGAATGTAGCCACAATGTCGAGGTCCGGCGATGGGTCTACCTCTGTCCCATCCAGAGGGACCGCGTTAGCAAGCGAGTGAGGGACATCGTCGGCCCAAGCTCGACTTCGGGCGAAAATCGCGAGGCCCATAGCGATCACGGCGAGCGCCACAACGCCAAGGGGCTTTCTCATCTGCGCATCCTTTCTCGTTACGACGGCGTCACTTCGGGGGGCGGCCGAAGTATCCTGCCGACCAGCGGGCCGCGCTGCCGGCAGCATGTCGG
This region includes:
- a CDS encoding heparinase II/III family protein, whose translation is MILTGACRAAEWHGLGGLAVIIAICAMFAARAGADAKTNGVYCGASMIQNAKWNAAAYPWAAQIRDQVTAAAQPWLKFTDDELWDLMFGHTISRSWMVLSNGHCPACERDVPMYTWEMDALARPWKVRCPHCKELFPKNDFHKFYLSGLDEHGVFDPQRADRTLLFNQDHPDPNDPLYRFGVDDGEGYVNGDKRWRFIGAYLVFGQWKQAVLAGIRSLAAAYVVTGDPVYAHKAGVLLDRTADLYPTFDFGKEGWVYEEKGSAGYVSTWHDACVETRDLAYAYDYAFAALQRDPALVTFLSRKAKQYKLDNPKASFADIQRNIEDRILRDALVSRGKIYSNYPQTDLTATVIETVLGWPGNREEVYGALGAVISKSTAVDGMTGEKGLSGYSAYAAAVLAQILEQYARMDNEFLPQIFKRYPRLHQMFRFHVETWCLFKYYPTCGDAGIFAGPIASYAGVWLSKNNGINPSMFTFLWRICQLTGDAAFAQIAYRANGNSTRDLPYDIFCADPAAAQKEVGEVVARAGAAPKVGSVNKQEWHLAILRSGHGADERDLWLDYDAGGGHGHADGMNLGLFAKGLDLLPDFGYPPVQYGGWMSPRARWYGMSAAHNTVVVDGNNQQEAAGHTTLWGDGKGVRVMRASGPRLIGGRQFERTAALIDISDRDSYVLDIFRVVGGADHARFTYSQLGSVTTSGLSLHPAPDYGHDTQTCNFSADPSPAPEWSADWKVDDRRHLLPPGADVHLRVTDLTAHAQALIGQAWISLVADNAEAWIPVVISRRQGKGEPDQPLASTFVSVIEPYERTSNIAAIRRLPLVTPRGDVFPDQNVAVEVRLADGRRDLVVAADVENPLKLRPSRTQGRALVQPDWKVQFNGDLAMIRTDATGRPLCVALCGATSLRLADARVELAPNTPFVEIAFDPAAGRAWAVAGSADAVRAVTVGDADVWQR
- a CDS encoding formylglycine-generating enzyme family protein, which gives rise to MWVNPKRGMEMVYVAPGDFILGTSDAQIDAWLREHPADEREFFEIEQPQCRVNLPGYWMGRTEVTNAQYERFVQATGRDAPDYWEGRKAPSGLGGFPVMCVCWDDASAYCAWAGESLPTELQWEKAARGTDGRVFPWGSEWDRTRCRNFQVITGRAYASLSEWDTACENWMQAHDPVREGPTAVGSYPGGTSPYGCADMAGNVVELCAEWYDKTAYQRYAKGDLTPPKTGDYIVVRGGSWGHGDPEDFRCANRDHDLPDNRDNICYGFRCARGSA
- a CDS encoding response regulator, with translation MPTEVQTNRVSATTGLPSLRVLVCQGDGATVTKLRQMLTAAGHTVAGEANSGEECLALVQEVGSDVVLMEVALPGMDGVATTQRLMAQRPLPVVMLTACVDDDTVRATAAGGAAAYLVKPVSARQLLSTLRVAATWFAKLRQAKQDVQNPTEIIEARKLVERAKGVLMDRVGLTADEALQRLQETSRERDCPIKQITLEVIEAAHLMALQMSSGIVEPRRHPPVRKA
- a CDS encoding GxGYxYP domain-containing protein translates to MGFTESMGTRPLFAFVVWIAFLLAGLSVPAGCQPTGLPESILREAQQTVLLSGKYTESQIWDVGKFGHLVGRAVADPEALNGRAWEAHPGTDGAGYMLYGPYAELEAGDYIAFFRIKLLEEAPGEVLGSVDACVDAGKTILMSREVSCDELVRGRYAQVPLAFHHPGGRLECRLYWSGNMAARVSVVSLFRVEGASIASGVLMVPQPAPSGEPRNLVYRGDTNLSSDIFPRSAPPSPVLTVLDTRKCSPDWKLLLSTLQGIVNRAEPRIYYLTTASDSTWLDWMLKRKWISRTETVSSPEDLLAKFHNQVKGMIITDPALPASNNIATMLASLEDGIVASPRLAKGIALPVIRDLRGRWTKNVDAYRWAYQNLWSQMSHCVAACLWPEESAVRDYLVQHKVFIFWLPGRIDGARKYVDPEAEMRFGEELLAALPANTPIMGYPYAGADVGLGEGDGVALMAEFAKYLVGSVNCGNLSVHSGVRVPAFRQRRYNPPALRNDKVYLAFNISDGDNIPVITSGNWPQLWDSKARGAFPVGWTISPSSCVLIPDVMDYYYSTATPNDSFVAAVSGVGYTYPNRYAKRYRETDRPRVLDGFLDQTQLYMNRMDLRTINPSGAGDREIARFAERIPFLQAVFADYGKSVYTYPEAMRVTARNTPVFHAVTGWQPDGTRDQQIAFMVSQIRSITPEERPAFLHVFVCNWFYDLPALEEVLARLGPAYVAASPEQLAALCRLDMTRKQVLVGFPTSMANIEGCAASFRVLLRNVSSKPMDVRVKLAAGLRAPSVKPNRVHLLPGQEAAVGLMGMVSGRAILLDVEGPFGGKRFSSAMHEVPSTELAGSLPKALSLQFVRQYDAVCLAHTTGKAERDMESQRDVWVTVKGESRIGHMVYGPYSPLKAGRYLALFRLKRTGDGEGTVCVLDTCVGGGERSSAVREVGAGELPLGKYRAFPLIFNHPGGAVETRVFWTGKAALAVESVMLWEVASAGS